DNA from Streptomyces sp. NBC_01260:
GCCCGCCGACCGTCCGATCTGGTCGGCCACACCCCGGTCCTGTGGATCGGTGCACCCCTCGCCGGTGCCGGCCGCGGTTTCTGGGCGAAGCTCGAAGGCCACAACCCGGGTGGCATCAAGGACCGACCCGCCCTGCACATGGTCGCTCGCGCCCGTACCCGCGGGGAGCTGGCCGATGGCGCGCCGATCATCGAATCCTCCAGCGGCACCCTCGGGCTGGGCCTGGCCCTGGCCGGCATCACCTTCGGACACCCGGTGACCGTAGTCACCGACCCCGGCCTTGAGCCCGCGATCGGCCGGGCCCTGGCCGCCTACGGTGCCGACGTCGAGACCGTTACCGTCGCCCACCCGACCGGTGGCTGGCAGCAAGCACGGCGAGAGAAGGTGGACGAGCTACTGGCCGCACAGCCGGGCGCGTGGTGCCCGGACCAGTACAACAACCCCGACAACGCCGCCGCCTACACACCGCTGGCCGCCGAGCTCATCGCCCAACTGGGACGCATCGACGTCCTGGTCGCCTCCGTCGGCACCGGCGGCCACTCGGCGGGCATCTCCACCGCGCTGCGCCGGACATTCCCGGACCTAGCGCTGATCGGGGTGGACGCGACCGGATCGACGATCTTCGGGCAGCCCGCCGGACAGCGGCTGATGCGCGGCCTGGGCTCCAGCATCCACCCCGGCAACGTCGCCTACGAGGCCTTCACCGAAGTCCACTGGGTCGCCCCCGCCGAAGCGGTGCACTCCTGCCGCGCACTGGCCCGCCACCACTACGCCTCGGGCGGCTGGAGCGTGGGGGCGGTCGCCCTGGTCGCGGGATGGGCCGCGCGCACCTACCCCGCCGGAACGAGGATCGCCGCGATCTTCCCCGACGGTCCCCACCGCTACCTCGACACGATCTACAACGACGGCTGGTGCCACGACCACCACCTGCTCAACACCCCGGCAGGGCTGCCGGAGGAGCCCGACGAGATCACCGGCCCGGGCGAGCGGACGGTGACGTCCTGGACGCGCTGCACCTCGGTCGCCGACCCGGCGCCGGCCGCCGTCCGCGCCGTGCTGGCCGGTGCCCGGTGAGGCGGCTGCGCGCCCAGCTGCGCTCCTTCGACTCCAGTCTGCAACTGCTGATGGTCAACCAGTTCGGCATCAACCTCGGCTTCTACATGCTCATGCCCTACCTGGCCGACCACCTCGCCCACGGCCTCGGCTTGGCAGCCTGGGCGGTCGGCCTGGTGCTGGGCGTACGCAACCTGTCCCAGCAGGGCATGTTCTGGCTCGGCGGCACCCTGGCCGACCGGGTCGGCTACAAGCCGATGATCCTGGCCGGCTGCGGCCTCAGGACGGCTGCGTTCGTGCTGCTGGCCGTCGCCGACACGCTGCCCGCGCTCATCATCGCCTCGGCTGTCACCGGGTTCGCCGGAGCGCTGTTCAACCCGGCGGTCCGCGCCTACATCGCGGACGGCGCCGGGGAGCGCCGGGTGGAGGCGTTCTCCTGTTTCAACATCTTCTACCAGGCAGGCATCCTGCTCGGCCCCCTCG
Protein-coding regions in this window:
- a CDS encoding PLP-dependent cysteine synthase family protein — translated: MDSHTHTYAPAPASARRPSDLVGHTPVLWIGAPLAGAGRGFWAKLEGHNPGGIKDRPALHMVARARTRGELADGAPIIESSSGTLGLGLALAGITFGHPVTVVTDPGLEPAIGRALAAYGADVETVTVAHPTGGWQQARREKVDELLAAQPGAWCPDQYNNPDNAAAYTPLAAELIAQLGRIDVLVASVGTGGHSAGISTALRRTFPDLALIGVDATGSTIFGQPAGQRLMRGLGSSIHPGNVAYEAFTEVHWVAPAEAVHSCRALARHHYASGGWSVGAVALVAGWAARTYPAGTRIAAIFPDGPHRYLDTIYNDGWCHDHHLLNTPAGLPEEPDEITGPGERTVTSWTRCTSVADPAPAAVRAVLAGAR